The following proteins are encoded in a genomic region of Gemmatimonadaceae bacterium:
- the dnaJ gene encoding molecular chaperone DnaJ yields MADYYATLGVEKSASEDELKKAYRRLAMQYHPDKNGGAKEAEEKFKEITEAYDVLRDPQKRAAYDRYGEAGLRGSGPSGGYQHVDLTEALNIFMRDFGFGTSDMFGGRGGSGGARQGGDIKVAVPLTLAEVATGVDKALTIKVLDTCETCTGSGAEAGSTPQRCATCGGTGEVRRAQRSFFGQFVSVAACPTCQGEGTVVASPCRKCKGDGRVRVDRTINVRIPGGVATGQYMTLRGVGNVGSRGGGKGDVLVVFEVEDNPRFERDEEDLFTEVLVTYPQLVLGSEVTVTGVTGTEYKVKVPAGTQSGHLFHLRGKGLPRVNASGTGDLHVRVQVWTPESIGDDERRLLRQLAELQGSAPSERNKSFWSRMKEALGA; encoded by the coding sequence ATGGCTGATTACTACGCGACCCTGGGTGTCGAGAAGTCGGCATCCGAGGACGAGCTCAAGAAGGCGTACCGTCGCCTGGCCATGCAGTACCACCCTGACAAGAACGGGGGGGCCAAGGAGGCGGAGGAGAAGTTCAAGGAGATCACCGAGGCGTATGACGTCCTGCGTGATCCGCAGAAGCGCGCCGCCTATGACCGGTACGGCGAGGCCGGACTGCGTGGCAGCGGGCCGTCCGGCGGGTACCAGCACGTGGACCTCACCGAGGCGCTGAACATCTTCATGCGCGACTTCGGCTTCGGCACCTCCGACATGTTCGGCGGGCGCGGGGGCTCGGGCGGCGCACGACAGGGTGGCGACATCAAGGTCGCCGTGCCGCTGACCCTCGCCGAGGTGGCGACGGGCGTGGACAAGGCGCTCACGATCAAGGTGCTGGACACCTGTGAGACCTGCACCGGCAGCGGCGCGGAGGCGGGCTCCACGCCACAGCGCTGCGCCACCTGCGGCGGCACGGGTGAGGTGCGCCGCGCCCAGCGCAGCTTCTTCGGACAGTTCGTCAGCGTCGCGGCCTGTCCCACCTGCCAGGGTGAGGGCACGGTCGTCGCATCGCCCTGCCGCAAGTGCAAGGGTGACGGCAGGGTGCGCGTGGACCGCACGATCAACGTCCGGATCCCCGGCGGCGTCGCGACCGGCCAGTACATGACGCTGCGCGGTGTCGGCAACGTTGGCTCGCGCGGAGGCGGGAAGGGCGATGTGCTGGTCGTGTTCGAGGTGGAGGACAACCCACGCTTCGAACGCGACGAGGAAGACCTCTTCACCGAGGTGCTCGTGACCTACCCGCAACTCGTGCTCGGCAGCGAGGTCACGGTCACCGGTGTCACCGGCACGGAGTACAAGGTGAAGGTCCCCGCCGGCACGCAGAGCGGCCACCTCTTCCACCTCCGCGGCAAGGGCCTCCCGCGCGTGAACGCCAGTGGCACCGGCGACCTCCACGTGCGGGTGCAGGTGTGGACCCCGGAGTCCATTGGTGACGACGAGCGGCGCCTGCTCCGCCAGCTCGCGGAACTGCAGGGCAGTGCCCCGTCCGAACGCAACAAGAGCTTCTGGTCACGGATGAAGGAAGCGTTGGGCGCATGA
- a CDS encoding 50S ribosomal protein L11 methyltransferase yields the protein MTPAQWQTIRVTPSADGTRDAVAAAMFTGGAEGLMEDGASFVTHVPGDHDLQHFRSEVSGADAAAEVVVTPLDPAVAEPELHGTVQAHDLGRFVIAPPWLAGDYDADRVIIVEPGMAFGTGEHATTRGVLRLLPQVLRAGDVVADLGAGSAVLAIAAAKGGASKVIAIELDEDAMSNAEENLERNGVTDRVHLLCGDASVLLPFFAPVRVVLANIISSVHVEMLPVVATCLGADGVVIISGILQSERDAMLRHVESTGWRMLADDSEGEWWSATIVRA from the coding sequence ATGACGCCCGCGCAGTGGCAGACGATCCGCGTGACGCCCTCAGCTGACGGCACGCGCGATGCGGTGGCCGCCGCCATGTTCACGGGTGGCGCCGAGGGCTTGATGGAGGACGGCGCGAGCTTCGTGACGCACGTGCCCGGGGATCACGACCTGCAGCACTTCCGCAGCGAGGTGTCCGGCGCCGACGCGGCGGCGGAGGTCGTGGTGACGCCGCTCGACCCGGCCGTGGCGGAGCCGGAGCTGCACGGCACGGTGCAGGCACACGACCTTGGCCGCTTCGTGATCGCCCCGCCCTGGCTGGCCGGCGACTACGATGCCGACCGGGTGATCATCGTCGAACCCGGGATGGCCTTCGGCACCGGCGAGCACGCCACCACGCGCGGCGTGCTGCGGTTGCTCCCGCAGGTGCTGCGCGCCGGCGACGTGGTGGCCGACCTCGGCGCCGGCAGCGCGGTGCTCGCCATCGCCGCCGCCAAGGGTGGTGCCTCGAAGGTCATCGCGATCGAGCTGGACGAGGACGCGATGTCGAACGCCGAGGAGAACCTGGAGCGCAACGGCGTCACGGATCGCGTGCACCTGCTGTGTGGTGATGCGTCCGTGCTGCTCCCATTCTTCGCGCCCGTCCGCGTGGTGCTCGCGAACATCATCTCGAGCGTGCATGTGGAGATGCTGCCGGTGGTGGCGACCTGCCTGGGTGCCGATGGCGTCGTGATCATCAGCGGCATCCTGCAGTCCGAGCGGGACGCGATGCTGCGGCACGTCGAGTCGACGGGATGGCGCATGCTGGCTGACGACAGCGAGGGGGAGTGGTGGAGCGCGACCATCGTCCGGGCGTAG
- a CDS encoding RsmE family RNA methyltransferase has product MRRLAVGAPVTVRDGAGTAASGTLVRMSKQHLELSIERPHCPPPLAPVHLLVPVADKERMLLLAEKATELGVTTWRPVLWRRSRSVAGRGEGPMFAQKVEARMIGALLQSEGAWLPQRFTESNAERAIAALPAEGTRLLLDPTGVPLAGVPLAGPVTIAVGPEGGFEVDEVERLVATGFQRVALAGGILRMETAAIVALGVVRTLLALPEPRADNA; this is encoded by the coding sequence GTGCGCCGGCTCGCCGTCGGGGCGCCGGTGACGGTGCGCGACGGCGCCGGCACGGCGGCCAGCGGGACGCTGGTGCGCATGTCGAAGCAGCATCTCGAGCTGTCGATCGAGCGGCCGCACTGCCCGCCGCCCCTCGCCCCGGTGCACCTGCTGGTGCCGGTGGCCGACAAGGAGCGGATGTTGCTGCTGGCCGAGAAGGCGACGGAGCTGGGCGTGACGACGTGGCGCCCCGTGCTGTGGCGCCGGTCCCGGAGCGTGGCGGGGCGGGGTGAGGGGCCGATGTTCGCGCAGAAGGTGGAAGCGCGCATGATCGGGGCGCTGCTGCAGAGCGAGGGGGCCTGGCTGCCGCAGCGCTTCACCGAATCGAACGCCGAGCGGGCGATCGCGGCCCTGCCGGCCGAGGGGACGCGCCTGCTGCTGGATCCGACGGGGGTGCCGCTGGCCGGGGTGCCGCTGGCGGGACCGGTCACGATCGCGGTGGGCCCCGAGGGTGGCTTCGAGGTCGATGAGGTGGAACGGCTGGTGGCAACCGGCTTCCAGCGAGTCGCCCTCGCCGGCGGTATCCTGCGGATGGAGACGGCGGCGATCGTCGCTCTCGGCGTCGTCCGGACGCTGCTGGCCCTGCCTGAACCGAGAGCGGACAATGCCTGA
- a CDS encoding histidine triad nucleotide-binding protein, with the protein MPDCLFCRIARKEIPAQVVAETDDCLAFRDINPQAPTHVLVIPKQHFDSLSSPGAPIVLALMAALAVEVARNLGVAEPGYRVVVNTGNDGGQSVHHLHAHLLAGRQLSWPPG; encoded by the coding sequence ATGCCTGACTGCCTGTTCTGTCGCATCGCGCGGAAGGAGATCCCGGCCCAGGTGGTGGCCGAAACGGATGATTGTCTCGCATTCCGGGACATCAACCCTCAGGCGCCAACGCATGTGCTCGTCATCCCGAAACAGCACTTCGACTCGCTCTCGTCGCCGGGTGCTCCGATCGTGCTGGCACTGATGGCGGCATTGGCGGTTGAGGTCGCCAGAAACCTGGGTGTGGCCGAGCCCGGGTACCGGGTGGTCGTGAACACCGGAAACGACGGGGGGCAGAGTGTGCATCACCTCCATGCCCACCTCCTCGCGGGTCGCCAACTCAGCTGGCCTCCGGGCTGA
- a CDS encoding 30S ribosomal protein S21: MAEVVIHEDENFERALKRFKKKCEKAGILSDLRKHRHYEKPSEKRKRKMNAATRKNRRTRSF, translated from the coding sequence TTGGCAGAAGTCGTCATCCACGAAGACGAGAACTTCGAGCGCGCGCTCAAGCGGTTCAAGAAGAAGTGCGAGAAGGCCGGGATCCTGTCGGATCTCCGCAAGCATCGTCACTACGAGAAGCCGTCTGAGAAGCGCAAGCGCAAGATGAATGCGGCCACCCGCAAGAACCGTCGCACCCGGTCGTTCTGA
- a CDS encoding GatB/YqeY domain-containing protein, producing MPTETHTRLNGDLMVARKAQDKPLLLLLSTVIAEVKERVRVIENEEKRDVQDADVVEVLRKGIKKRRDSVEQYTAANRPELAQKESDEIVILERYLPAAVDPAVIRSAVVEVIASGVTAMGQVMGKVLPRFKGQVEGSVVNAIVREELAKLV from the coding sequence GTGCCGACTGAGACGCACACCCGACTGAACGGCGACCTGATGGTCGCCCGGAAGGCGCAGGACAAGCCGCTGTTGCTCCTCCTCAGCACGGTCATCGCCGAGGTGAAGGAACGCGTCCGCGTGATCGAGAACGAAGAGAAGCGCGACGTGCAGGATGCGGATGTCGTCGAAGTGCTGCGCAAGGGCATCAAGAAGCGCCGGGACTCGGTGGAGCAGTACACCGCCGCGAACCGTCCGGAGCTGGCACAGAAGGAGAGCGATGAAATCGTGATCCTCGAGCGCTATCTCCCCGCTGCGGTCGATCCCGCAGTGATCCGCAGTGCCGTCGTGGAAGTCATCGCCAGTGGCGTGACGGCCATGGGCCAGGTCATGGGCAAGGTGCTGCCGCGCTTCAAGGGGCAGGTCGAGGGCAGTGTCGTCAACGCGATCGTTCGCGAGGAACTGGCGAAGCTCGTCTAG
- a CDS encoding endonuclease MutS2, whose protein sequence is MNPHALSVLEFPRVLDVIADRASSSLGAGAVRALRPSTDRDWLAEELARVQAMRALLASEGGWQPHPIPDVKQALARLRLEGATLDGTQLTGIATLLRSSRLTQSALRDPRRPAMATAYLLPFASRLIAAQRDEDAIDRAIDGDGTVRDDASPALRRLRRELMGAQGELVRLLERIMAQLEPNHQVTDMSVTVRNGRYVIPVKSHARAALGGIVHDSSGTGATVFIEPPAAVEFGNRIRELEADEQREVERILRELSDGVRPLQPAMLEAFAALVELDVLYARARYANEFACEPAELGEPSDGLQVHGGRHPLLLARDAPVVPFDLVLLPDERTLLISGPNTGGKTVLLKALGLFCAMLQSGIPAPVGAGSRLPIVDDCFADVGDEQSLEANLSTFSAHLVHQREILRGASARSLVLIDELGSGTDPLEGAALGGAILEALTQRGTLTVATTHLGALKELATEVSGVVNASLQFDAIRLAPTYRLLKGIPGRSYGLSIARRLDLPPAIIDRAEQRVPQVERDVHRLLADLEARDDVLAQREVQLDRLVTDAELQAGALAARERTLREQERELERESRKAARAHLLEARQTVETVIAQLKAKGATELEEAAKAARRVVEQEAQGQGRALERLLEEQRAKEAERARVRRGDLARLPEVGELVEASAFGNRVGTLLEVKNGLGTVAIGALKMSFPVATLLPTGKKPERAAVSVAISNLDEETGPPMGAGEVDLRGMRVSEVDDFVSRAIDTAVRADLKALRIIHGKGTGALRERVTTMLRRESRVASHRMGLWNEGGAGVTIAELR, encoded by the coding sequence GTGAATCCCCACGCCCTTTCCGTCCTCGAGTTCCCGCGGGTGCTCGATGTCATCGCCGATCGCGCGTCGTCATCGCTCGGCGCGGGTGCCGTGCGCGCGTTGCGCCCGAGCACCGATCGAGACTGGCTGGCGGAGGAACTGGCGCGTGTGCAGGCGATGCGCGCCCTGCTCGCGTCCGAGGGCGGATGGCAGCCGCACCCGATTCCGGATGTGAAGCAGGCGCTCGCCAGGCTGCGGCTGGAGGGCGCGACCCTCGATGGCACGCAGCTCACCGGCATCGCCACCCTGCTGCGGTCCAGCCGACTCACGCAGTCGGCGCTGCGCGATCCACGCCGGCCGGCGATGGCCACGGCGTACCTGCTGCCGTTCGCGTCACGCCTGATCGCCGCACAGCGGGACGAGGACGCGATCGACCGCGCCATCGATGGCGACGGCACCGTGCGGGACGATGCCTCACCTGCACTGCGCCGACTGCGCCGTGAGCTGATGGGCGCGCAGGGCGAGCTGGTGCGGCTGCTCGAACGCATCATGGCGCAGCTCGAGCCGAACCACCAGGTCACCGACATGTCGGTCACGGTGCGCAACGGACGATACGTGATCCCGGTGAAGTCACACGCCCGGGCGGCACTCGGCGGCATCGTGCACGACTCGTCCGGCACCGGCGCGACCGTGTTCATCGAGCCGCCGGCGGCGGTGGAATTCGGCAACCGCATCCGCGAGCTCGAGGCCGACGAGCAGCGGGAGGTGGAGCGGATCCTGCGCGAACTCAGTGACGGCGTGCGGCCGCTGCAGCCAGCGATGCTCGAGGCCTTCGCGGCGCTGGTGGAGCTGGACGTGCTCTACGCCCGCGCCAGGTACGCCAACGAGTTCGCCTGCGAACCGGCCGAGCTGGGGGAGCCGTCCGACGGCCTGCAGGTGCATGGCGGGCGGCACCCGCTGCTGCTCGCCAGGGATGCGCCGGTGGTGCCGTTCGACCTCGTCCTGCTGCCCGACGAACGCACGCTGCTCATCTCGGGCCCCAACACCGGTGGCAAGACGGTGCTGCTGAAGGCCCTGGGCCTGTTCTGTGCCATGCTCCAGAGTGGGATCCCCGCGCCGGTCGGAGCGGGGAGCCGGCTTCCGATCGTGGATGACTGCTTCGCGGACGTCGGTGACGAGCAGTCGCTGGAGGCCAACCTCTCGACCTTCAGTGCCCACCTGGTGCACCAGCGCGAGATCCTCCGTGGTGCCTCCGCACGGTCACTGGTGCTGATCGACGAGCTGGGCTCGGGCACCGATCCGCTCGAGGGCGCCGCGCTGGGCGGCGCGATCCTCGAGGCACTGACACAGCGCGGCACGCTCACTGTCGCCACCACCCACCTCGGCGCGCTCAAGGAACTCGCCACCGAGGTGTCCGGCGTCGTGAACGCGTCGCTGCAGTTCGACGCGATCCGGCTCGCGCCGACGTATCGCCTGCTGAAGGGCATACCGGGGCGCTCGTACGGCCTGAGCATCGCGCGGCGCCTGGACTTGCCCCCCGCGATCATCGACCGCGCCGAGCAGCGTGTGCCGCAGGTGGAGCGCGACGTGCATCGCCTCCTCGCGGACCTCGAGGCCCGCGACGACGTGCTGGCGCAGCGCGAGGTGCAGCTCGACCGGCTCGTCACCGACGCGGAGCTCCAGGCTGGCGCCCTGGCGGCGCGGGAGCGCACGCTCCGGGAGCAGGAGCGCGAACTCGAGCGCGAATCGCGGAAGGCGGCGCGTGCGCACCTGCTGGAGGCACGGCAGACGGTCGAGACGGTGATCGCCCAGCTGAAGGCGAAAGGGGCGACGGAGCTCGAGGAGGCCGCGAAGGCGGCACGGCGCGTGGTGGAACAGGAAGCGCAGGGGCAGGGGCGTGCGCTCGAGCGCCTGCTCGAGGAACAGCGTGCGAAAGAGGCGGAACGTGCGCGGGTGCGCCGCGGTGACCTCGCGCGGCTGCCCGAGGTGGGTGAACTGGTGGAGGCGAGTGCGTTCGGGAATCGCGTCGGGACGCTGCTCGAGGTGAAGAACGGGCTCGGCACCGTGGCGATCGGCGCGCTCAAGATGAGTTTTCCGGTGGCCACGCTGCTGCCCACCGGGAAGAAGCCGGAGCGCGCCGCGGTGAGCGTCGCGATCAGCAACCTCGACGAGGAGACCGGCCCGCCGATGGGCGCAGGCGAGGTGGACCTGCGGGGCATGCGCGTGAGCGAGGTCGACGACTTCGTGTCGCGGGCGATCGACACCGCGGTGCGGGCCGACCTGAAGGCGCTGCGCATCATCCACGGCAAGGGCACCGGGGCACTGCGCGAGCGTGTCACGACGATGCTGCGCCGGGAGTCGCGGGTGGCCTCGCACCGCATGGGGTTGTGGAACGAGGGCGGAGCCGGCGTGACGATCGCCGAGCTGCGCTGA
- a CDS encoding DNA primase: MIPQETIERIRDAADLVAIIGESVKLRKVGADFRGPCPFHGGKNPNFSVSTRNNTYHCFKCGESGDVFTYFQKQGGMDWPTAVRAAADRAGIVIVEKRGSRDEMRDAREPVWSLLGAAAALFTETLWSQDGAAAQAYLASRGLDKAACERFELGFAPADADLLRTKLGALGYSELQLLDAGLLVRRDEDGKVRARFRNRVMFPIHDAAGHPVGFGGRLMGPGEPKYLNSSDSPVFSKGQLLYGLHWAKNSMRKEEQALVVEGYMDVIRCHLAGATHAVAGLGTALTEGQAQLLARYTTNVYLLYDSDEAGQKATFKAGMALLQQKAAVRVVTLPDGDDPDTFVRQHGRQGLDRALHASVDIFGRQLQLMEQRGWFNDIAKSRIAIDKVLPTLRATADHVTRAIYVKELAAKAGIPVSVIEEELAAAPKARASAGPAPARRATPRGESSPSRMAAPDPFDPHIYEDPPHTHEPVYETPKVQPPPLDAPPRGKWQKKRQETGWKMDPARPRPGTNGLAAGPELSVVALLIQDRRWTRDASEQVDAALFEDERLRVIYEVLLRLGSDEPLDAVELQLGNEAPYARDVFLDVVARTAELAPSSGPQVLAGAVRQFRVRQLERTLRELDQGIRDESEPAARRALELEREALRIERRGLLAERFRN; the protein is encoded by the coding sequence ATGATCCCACAGGAGACGATCGAGCGCATCCGCGATGCGGCCGACCTGGTCGCGATCATCGGCGAGTCGGTGAAGTTGCGGAAGGTGGGTGCCGACTTCCGCGGGCCCTGCCCGTTCCACGGCGGCAAGAACCCGAACTTCAGCGTCTCGACCCGCAACAACACCTATCACTGCTTCAAGTGCGGCGAAAGCGGTGACGTGTTCACCTACTTCCAGAAGCAGGGTGGCATGGACTGGCCGACGGCGGTGCGCGCGGCGGCTGACCGCGCCGGCATCGTGATCGTCGAGAAGCGCGGGTCGCGGGACGAGATGCGCGACGCGCGGGAGCCCGTGTGGTCGCTGCTGGGTGCGGCGGCGGCGCTGTTCACGGAGACGCTGTGGTCGCAGGACGGTGCCGCGGCGCAGGCGTACCTCGCCTCGCGCGGGCTGGACAAGGCAGCCTGTGAACGGTTCGAGCTCGGCTTCGCGCCGGCGGACGCCGACCTGCTGCGCACGAAGCTTGGCGCGCTGGGGTACAGCGAGCTGCAGCTCCTCGACGCGGGGCTGCTCGTGCGGCGCGACGAGGACGGCAAGGTGCGGGCGCGCTTCCGGAACCGGGTGATGTTCCCGATCCACGACGCCGCCGGCCACCCGGTGGGGTTCGGCGGCCGGCTGATGGGACCAGGTGAGCCGAAGTACCTCAACTCCTCCGACTCGCCGGTCTTCAGCAAGGGCCAGCTGCTGTACGGGCTGCACTGGGCGAAGAACTCGATGCGCAAGGAGGAGCAGGCGCTGGTGGTGGAAGGGTACATGGACGTGATCCGCTGCCACCTGGCCGGCGCAACGCATGCCGTGGCTGGCCTCGGCACCGCGCTGACGGAGGGACAGGCGCAGCTGCTGGCGCGCTACACCACGAACGTCTACCTCCTCTACGACAGCGACGAGGCTGGACAGAAGGCGACGTTCAAGGCGGGGATGGCGCTGCTGCAGCAGAAGGCGGCGGTGCGCGTCGTCACGCTCCCCGACGGTGACGACCCGGACACCTTCGTGCGGCAGCACGGGCGCCAGGGCCTGGACCGTGCGCTGCATGCCTCGGTGGACATCTTCGGGCGCCAGCTCCAGCTCATGGAGCAGCGCGGCTGGTTCAACGACATCGCGAAGTCGCGCATCGCGATCGACAAGGTGCTGCCGACGCTGCGGGCCACGGCGGACCACGTCACGCGCGCGATCTACGTCAAGGAGCTGGCCGCGAAGGCCGGCATCCCGGTGAGCGTGATCGAGGAGGAACTCGCCGCCGCGCCGAAGGCCCGTGCGTCGGCCGGGCCGGCTCCGGCGCGGCGTGCCACGCCGCGCGGTGAATCCTCGCCATCGCGCATGGCCGCGCCCGACCCCTTCGACCCGCACATCTACGAGGACCCGCCGCACACGCACGAGCCGGTCTACGAGACGCCGAAGGTCCAGCCGCCGCCGCTGGATGCGCCGCCGCGGGGAAAGTGGCAGAAGAAGCGTCAGGAGACGGGCTGGAAGATGGATCCGGCGCGGCCGCGCCCGGGCACAAACGGCCTCGCCGCCGGTCCGGAACTGAGCGTGGTGGCACTGCTGATCCAGGACCGGCGCTGGACGCGTGATGCCTCCGAGCAGGTCGATGCGGCCCTCTTCGAGGATGAGCGCCTCCGTGTGATCTACGAGGTGCTCCTGCGCCTGGGCAGCGACGAACCGCTCGACGCCGTGGAGCTGCAGCTCGGGAACGAGGCGCCGTACGCACGCGACGTGTTCCTCGACGTGGTGGCGCGCACGGCGGAACTCGCACCGTCGTCCGGCCCGCAGGTGCTGGCGGGTGCCGTGCGCCAGTTCCGGGTGCGTCAGCTGGAGCGCACGTTGCGCGAGCTCGACCAGGGCATCCGCGACGAGTCCGAGCCGGCCGCGCGGCGGGCACTGGAACTGGAGCGCGAGGCCCTCCGGATCGAGCGGCGCGGATTGCTCGCGGAGCGGTTCCGCAACTGA
- the recJ gene encoding single-stranded-DNA-specific exonuclease RecJ, whose amino-acid sequence MTVAPARTRPTSSWITPPAADPATVEALVLALNLPREICTLLAHRGHASADAAKQFLRPRMDQVRDPYELRGMDRAVERLVAAIRAGETILVHGDYDVDGMCSTALLTRVLRHLGGTVVPFIPHRLTDGYDLTDAGVDAAVAHGARVVLTADCGTSALPAVARLCGLGIDVIVSDHHLPGGPLPACVAILNPKQPECASVDKDAAAVGIAYKLGLALTRAMGQGEEFVATLLDLVALATVADLAPLRGENRVLVKYGLKVMEQSRWPGLRALIRASGLEGKPLTAGRIGFILAPRLNAVGRLGHALRGVELLLTDDQGEANAIARDLEELNQHRQSLDRRTLDEAMRMVDDVDLDETYGLVIAKQGWHAGVIGIVASRIVEQVSRPVVMVALDGDTGKGSGRSIAAFDLHAGLSACREHLVRFGGHRAAAGITVRSELVPALQDAFNAVARAQLTAADLVPTQRIDLWLDDAQLTDEFEKWLRYFEPYGLGNPTPTFAMRDATLASPPRRIGSTDGIRAAVRTGGGDVAVIGWRLGDRAKLLDPATPVHLAFRIERDEYRGADRLQLNILDAQR is encoded by the coding sequence ATGACTGTCGCACCTGCGCGCACCCGCCCGACCTCGAGCTGGATCACGCCGCCGGCCGCCGATCCGGCGACGGTGGAGGCGCTCGTGCTGGCGCTGAACCTGCCACGCGAGATCTGCACCCTGCTTGCACACCGCGGGCATGCCAGCGCCGACGCCGCCAAGCAGTTCCTCCGCCCGCGCATGGACCAGGTGCGTGACCCGTACGAGCTGCGCGGCATGGACCGCGCCGTCGAGCGGCTGGTGGCCGCCATCCGCGCCGGCGAGACGATCCTGGTCCATGGCGACTACGACGTCGACGGCATGTGCAGCACCGCGCTGCTCACGCGAGTGCTGCGCCACCTCGGCGGCACGGTGGTGCCGTTCATCCCGCACCGCCTGACCGATGGCTACGACCTCACCGATGCCGGCGTGGACGCCGCCGTGGCGCACGGCGCACGGGTCGTGCTCACTGCGGATTGCGGCACCAGCGCCCTGCCGGCCGTCGCGCGGCTGTGCGGGCTGGGCATCGACGTGATCGTGAGCGACCACCACCTGCCCGGCGGCCCGCTGCCGGCGTGCGTGGCGATCCTCAACCCGAAGCAGCCGGAGTGCGCATCGGTGGACAAGGACGCCGCCGCCGTCGGCATCGCCTACAAGCTCGGCCTCGCACTCACGCGGGCGATGGGGCAGGGCGAGGAGTTCGTCGCCACGCTGCTGGACCTCGTCGCCCTCGCCACCGTGGCCGACCTGGCCCCGCTGCGCGGCGAGAACCGCGTGCTCGTGAAGTACGGCCTGAAGGTGATGGAGCAGTCACGCTGGCCGGGACTGCGCGCGCTCATCCGCGCCAGTGGGCTCGAGGGCAAGCCGCTCACGGCCGGCCGCATCGGCTTCATCCTGGCGCCCCGGCTGAACGCCGTCGGCCGCCTTGGCCATGCGCTCCGCGGCGTGGAGTTGCTGCTCACCGACGACCAGGGCGAGGCGAACGCCATCGCGCGCGACCTCGAGGAACTGAACCAGCACCGCCAGTCGCTGGACCGCCGCACCCTCGACGAGGCGATGCGGATGGTCGACGACGTGGACCTGGACGAGACCTACGGGTTGGTGATCGCGAAGCAGGGCTGGCACGCTGGCGTGATCGGCATCGTCGCCTCGCGGATCGTGGAGCAGGTCTCGCGGCCGGTGGTGATGGTCGCACTGGACGGCGACACGGGGAAGGGCAGCGGGCGCTCCATCGCCGCCTTCGACCTGCACGCGGGGCTCTCGGCCTGCCGCGAACACCTCGTGCGGTTCGGGGGACATCGCGCCGCCGCCGGAATCACGGTCCGCTCCGAGCTCGTCCCCGCGCTGCAGGACGCCTTCAACGCCGTGGCACGGGCGCAGCTCACCGCCGCCGACCTCGTGCCCACGCAGAGGATCGACCTCTGGCTCGATGACGCGCAGCTGACCGACGAGTTCGAGAAGTGGCTCCGCTATTTCGAGCCGTACGGCCTTGGCAACCCGACGCCGACGTTCGCGATGCGCGATGCGACGCTGGCCTCGCCGCCGCGACGCATCGGCAGCACGGACGGCATCCGCGCCGCGGTGCGCACCGGCGGGGGCGACGTGGCCGTGATCGGCTGGCGGCTCGGCGACCGGGCGAAGCTGCTCGATCCCGCCACACCGGTGCACCTGGCATTCCGGATCGAGCGTGACGAGTACCGCGGTGCGGACCGGCTGCAGCTGAACATCCTCGACGCGCAGCGCTGA
- the rsmD gene encoding 16S rRNA (guanine(966)-N(2))-methyltransferase RsmD — MRIIGGTWRGRQIAVPAAGGVRPTGDRVREAWFSIVQYDVPGARVVDLCAGSGALGIEALSRGATHVTFVDSSPASLAAIRSNLEALRADPVAYTLHQGDAVAFASGLEAHAFGLGFADPPYALPVAAALCDAWRRVPFATVFGVEHAASQDPGDGGDRRRYGQTAISFFRG; from the coding sequence GTGCGCATCATCGGTGGCACCTGGCGCGGACGTCAGATCGCGGTCCCGGCGGCGGGGGGCGTGCGCCCCACCGGCGACCGCGTCCGCGAGGCCTGGTTCAGCATCGTGCAGTACGATGTCCCCGGGGCGCGGGTGGTGGACCTCTGTGCCGGCTCGGGTGCGCTCGGGATCGAGGCCCTGAGCCGCGGCGCGACGCACGTCACGTTCGTGGATTCGTCACCGGCGTCGCTGGCCGCGATCCGGTCCAATCTCGAGGCGCTCCGGGCCGACCCGGTGGCGTATACCCTCCACCAGGGTGACGCCGTGGCGTTCGCGAGCGGGCTGGAGGCCCACGCCTTCGGCCTCGGATTCGCGGATCCGCCGTATGCCCTGCCGGTGGCTGCGGCGCTGTGCGACGCCTGGCGGCGCGTCCCCTTCGCCACGGTGTTCGGGGTGGAGCACGCGGCGTCGCAGGATCCCGGTGACGGCGGTGACCGCCGCCGGTATGGACAGACGGCCATTAGCTTCTTCCGCGGCTGA